Below is a window of Naumovozyma castellii chromosome 9, complete genome DNA.
ACTATGTGAAGTGTGGTGCTAATCGTGCCTCAAATAAGTGGACtagtgatgaagaaaatcaattgagaaaaatcatcaatgaGATGGTAGCTGAAGcacaagaaaaaataagaGATGAACATATAGCTACGGAACCTAAGGATAAATCTCCATATATACCGAGAACCGAAAATGATAAGCAAAATGAAAACCAAGGTGATACTGACATAGAGGAAAAAGAAGGTACGGATAATGCGGACCCTAAATTAAGTGAATCACTAAACCCAGAGAATATTGAGATTGATGCAGAAATAAGTGAACAACCTATGGAGACAGCAACCTCGACATCTGTTGCTTCACTACCTAAGGTCAATCTAAAAGATGTCATTAATTGGACAGTGATCAGTGAACGAATGGGGGGTACAAGATCCCGTATCCAATGTCGTTACAAATGGAATAAACTGATGAGACGAGAAGCTTTATATCGGATCGAATTCTTTACGGCAGGAGAAAGAGATTGGCTTTTAAGAAAGATAATAGAACTTGGTTATCCCGACGAAAAGCAAATCAATTGGGATAACCTCTCAGAAATTGTCGAAGCGTCAGGATCCAAGACTAAATGGACACCATTGGAGCTCAAATTATTTTTCGAAAAAAGTAAGAAACCAATCAAGCATCACAGGGATAAGACACTAACTGAACTTTGTCAAGAAATGATTGCTTATTACGATTCACAGATGTCCATATCCGTTTGAACCCTTTAAATGTGAAGAACAATTAAGTACATATGTTAGAGTCACTAAACGAGTAGACATTGGGAATGTCTAGGATATTTAGttgtatttatatataaattttaatataaGAAAcgatattatattattcGATCACATCTGAACCTaaaaaaatccaaaaaaccaaaataaatAGACATATAGCTTGCTTACCAAACACCTGGAGTTCTTaaagattatttatatttattattttgggTTCTTTTTATATAGATTTTACATAATACAATTTGcataattattttgataatgTCAAAATATCAACTTAAAACTTAGCAAATTGCTTGTTGGCCTTACCAGCAGCTGGGGAGACCTTGACGACGTTGAATCTAACAGTCTTAGAAATTGGTCTACATTGACCAGCGGTAACAATATCACCAACTTGGACACGGAAAGCTGGGGAAACATGGACTGGAACGTTCTTATGTCTCTTTTCGTATCTGTTGTACTTTGGAACGTAATGCAAGTAATCTCTTCTGATGACAATAGTACGGTGCATCTTGGTAGAGACGACGGTACCGGTCAAGATCTTACCACGGATAGAAACTAAACCAGTGAATGGACACTTCTTGTCAATGTAAGAACC
It encodes the following:
- the RPS11B gene encoding 40S ribosomal protein uS17 (ancestral locus Anc_3.255) yields the protein MSTELTVQSERAFQKQPHIFTNPKVKTSRRTKRWYKNAGLGFKTPKTAIEGSYIDKKCPFTGLVSIRGKILTGTVVSTKMHRTIVIRRDYLHYVPKYNRYEKRHKNVPVHVSPAFRVQVGDIVTAGQCRPISKTVRFNVVKVSPAAGKANKQFAKF